One window of the Macaca thibetana thibetana isolate TM-01 chromosome 1, ASM2454274v1, whole genome shotgun sequence genome contains the following:
- the DDI2 gene encoding protein DDI1 homolog 2 isoform X3, whose translation MSSLPTSDGFNHPAHSLGQSPDTGNPMSLARSVSASVCPIKPSDPDSIEPKAVKALKASAEFQINSKKKEHLSLQDLSDHASSADHAPTDQSPAIPMQNSSEETTVAGNLEKSAERSTQGLKFHLHTRQEASLSVTSTRMHEPQMFLGEKDWHPENHNLSQVSDPQQHEQAGNEQYEVAQQKASHDREYLCNIGDLELPEERQQNQHKIVDLEATMKGNGLPQNVDLPSTKKSIPPSGCSGCSNSETLMEIDIAEQSLVTVLNSTGRQNANVKNIGALDLTLDNPLMEVETSKCNPSSEILNDSISTQDLQSPETNVEISGTNKEYGHCSSSPSLCGSCQPSVESAEESCSSITAALKELHELLVVSSKPASENTSEEVICQSETIAEGQTSIKDLSERWTQNEHLTGTEQCPQVSFHQTVSVSMKTEKLTVTSSDTGIEAVESGNFRSLGDGLSTDEEGVPKSRESINKNSSVTVTSAKTSNQLHCTLGVEISPKLLAGEEDALNQTSEQTKSLSSNFILVKDLGQGIQNSVTDRPETTENVCPEASRLLLEYEPPTSHPSSSPAILPPWIFPAADINRILRAGFTLQEALGALHRVGGNADLALLVLLAKNIVVPT comes from the coding sequence ATGTCATCATTACCAACTTCAGATGGGTTTAACCATCCAGCCCATTCTTTAGGACAGAGTCCTGATACTGGTAATCCTATGAGTCTTGCTCGCTCTGTCTCTGCTTCAGTCTGCCCTATCAAGCCCAGTGACCCAGATAGCATTGAACCTAAAGCTGTGAAGGCTTTGAAGGCTTCAGCTGAATTCCAGATaaactctaaaaagaaagaacatcttTCTTTACAAGATCTTTCCGATCATGCTTCCTCAGCAGACCATGCTCCAACAGACCAGAGTCCAGCTATACCTATGCAGAATTCATCCGAAGAAACAACTGTTGCAGGTAATCTGGAGAAATCTGCTGAAAGAAGCACCCAGGGCCTCAAATTTCATCTCCATACAAGACAGGAAGCTAGTTTATCTGTCACATCTACTAGGATGCATGAACCACAGATGTTTCTAGGTGAAAAGGATTGGCATCCAGAAAATCATAACCTGAGTCAAGTGAGTGACCCTCAGCAGCACGAACAAGCAGGGAATGAACAGTATGAGGTTGCACAACAAAAAGCTTCACATGACCGAGAATATCTTTGTAACATAGGGGACCTTGAGCTTCCTGAAGAAAGGCAACAGAATCAACACAAAATTGTTGATTTGGAAGCTACGATGAAAGGAAATGGGCTCCCACAGAATGTGGATCTTCCGAGTACGAAGAAAAGTATTCCACCTTCAGGATGCAGTGGCTGCTCAAATTCAGAAACACTTATGGAAATAGATATAGCTGAACAGTCCCTAGTTACTGTGCTTAATTCAACAGGCAGGCAGAATGCCAATGTCAAGAACATTGGTGCATTGGATCTCACTTTAGATAATCCCTTGATGGAAGTAGAAACATCAAAATGTAACCCTTCATCTGAAATTTTGAATGATTCCATTTCCACTCAGGATTTACAGTCCCCAGAAACTAATGTTGAAATATCTGGAACAAATAAAGAATATGGCCATTGCTCCTCCTCTCCAAGTCTCTGTGGCAGTTGTCAGCCCTCTGTGGAGTCAGCAGAAGAATCTTGTTCATCTATAACGGCCGCCTTGAAAGAACTTCATGAACTTTTGGTTGTTAGCAGTAAACCAGCTTCAGAAAATACATCTGAAGAAGTAATCTGTCAATCAGAAACCATAGCTGAGGGCCAAACCAGTATTAAAGACCTTTCTGAAAGATGGACCCAAAATGAGCATCTTACCGGGACTGAACAGTGTCCACAAGTCTCCTTTCATCAGACCGTATCTGTAtcaatgaagacagaaaaattaacaGTTACTTCATCTGACACTGGAATAGAAGCTGTAGAAAGTGGAAACTTCAGGAGTCTAGGTGATGGTCTGTCAACTGATGAGGAAGGTGTCCCCAAATCGAGGGAATCCATAAACAAGAACAGTTCTgtcactgtaacctcagctaaAACATCTAATCAGTTACACTGCACCTTAGGTGTAGAAATTTCACCCAAACTTTTAGCAGGTGAGGAGGATGCACTCAATCAGACTTCTGAGCAAACTAAGTCTTTGTCATCCAATTTCATATTGGTTAAAGACTTAGGTCAGGGCATACAGAATTCAGTAACAGACAggcctgaaaccacagaaaatGTCTGTCCTGAAGCTTCGAGGCTGTTACTTGAATATGAACCACCTACCAGCCATCCATCATCAAGTCCTGCCATTCTTCCACCATGGATTTTTCCTGCTGCAGATATTAACCGGATTCTCCGTGCTGGCTTTACTTTGCAGGAAGCTCTTGGAGCTTTGCATCGAGTTGGTGGGAATGCAGACCTTGCACTTCTTGTTTTGCTCGCAAAAAACATCGTAGTTCCTACATGA